One window of Aggregicoccus sp. 17bor-14 genomic DNA carries:
- a CDS encoding response regulator, whose amino-acid sequence MSPQPFHILLVEDEPVIQELVRSLLSEEPVEVSCAGNGVEGLKLARSHPFQLILLDVVLPQLDGISVCRILKSEPATARIPLYMLTGTTKRSDVESATRAGADGYIHKPFRGAELTDLISRLRGA is encoded by the coding sequence CTGAGCCCCCAGCCCTTCCACATCCTCCTCGTCGAGGACGAGCCCGTCATCCAGGAGCTGGTGCGCTCGCTCTTGAGCGAGGAGCCGGTGGAGGTGAGCTGCGCGGGCAACGGCGTCGAGGGGCTGAAGCTGGCGCGCTCGCACCCCTTCCAGCTCATCCTGCTGGACGTCGTCCTGCCGCAGCTGGACGGCATCTCGGTGTGCCGCATCCTCAAGAGCGAGCCCGCCACCGCGCGCATCCCGCTCTACATGCTCACCGGCACGACCAAGCGCTCGGACGTGGAGAGCGCCACGCGCGCCGGGGCGGACGGCTACATCCACAAGCCCTTCCGCGGCGCCGAGCTCACGGACCTCATCTCCCGGCTGCGCGGGGCGTAG
- a CDS encoding PilZ domain-containing protein has protein sequence MSVVATATAERFHPRVEANFMVQVHVNGRSVVAKARDLSMAGLFLLAHPGDAEERLTVTLPLPGGEEIVTRCRIRRREARGVALEFDMLDWDEMICLARYVNPRLP, from the coding sequence ATGAGCGTCGTCGCCACAGCCACAGCCGAGCGCTTCCACCCCCGGGTCGAGGCCAACTTCATGGTGCAGGTCCACGTGAACGGGCGCAGCGTGGTGGCCAAGGCGCGCGACCTCTCGATGGCGGGCCTGTTCCTGCTCGCGCACCCGGGCGACGCCGAGGAGCGCCTCACCGTCACCCTGCCCCTGCCGGGCGGCGAGGAGATCGTCACGCGCTGCCGCATCCGCCGCCGCGAGGCGCGCGGGGTGGCGCTCGAGTTCGACATGCTGGACTGGGACGAGATGATCTGCCTGGCGCGCTACGTCAACCCGCGCCTGCCCTGA
- a CDS encoding patatin-like phospholipase family protein, translating into MTAASPRIALVLSGGGARGAYEAGVVRYLREELPSALSGPARLDIVCGTSVGAITACFLAATAHAPATQGKLLSELWTGLSLEDVYKVRGEDLWTLTRKMWRAATNEPLRPEGWRLYDILHPEFLETLVRERTDWSRIGPNIAQGHLSALAVTATEVASGHSVVFVQRQGGGVPAWSRQALSEAREAAIGPEHALASAAIPLLFRSVKLGDEWFCDGSLRQSVPLSPALRLGADKVLLISLRHSPGTPVVRNRIATYPTTPLLMGKVLNALMLDSTDYDLERLRRLNQVLEAGRLTFGEDFLPRMNETVQQLRGQPYRIVEDLVLRPSRDLASIAAAHARRRPLTDEATASLPTKLLHRVARSQLITEADLASYLLFDGAYASDLIQLGMEDAHAQREALVRFFTERGPSSRRTPAVRPRGRRPGRTGRNTAPSR; encoded by the coding sequence ATGACGGCAGCGTCTCCCAGGATCGCGCTCGTCCTCTCCGGAGGCGGCGCGCGCGGAGCCTACGAAGCGGGGGTGGTGCGCTACCTGCGCGAGGAGCTGCCCTCGGCGCTCTCCGGCCCTGCGCGCCTGGACATCGTCTGCGGCACCTCCGTGGGCGCCATCACCGCGTGCTTCCTCGCGGCCACCGCGCACGCGCCCGCCACGCAGGGCAAGCTGCTCTCGGAGCTGTGGACGGGGCTCTCGCTCGAGGACGTGTACAAGGTGCGCGGCGAGGACCTCTGGACCCTCACGCGCAAGATGTGGCGCGCGGCCACCAACGAGCCCCTGCGCCCCGAGGGCTGGCGCCTCTACGACATCCTGCACCCCGAGTTCCTGGAGACGCTGGTGCGCGAGCGCACCGACTGGTCGCGCATCGGGCCCAACATCGCGCAGGGCCACCTCTCGGCGCTCGCCGTCACCGCCACCGAGGTCGCGAGCGGCCACAGCGTGGTGTTCGTGCAGCGCCAGGGCGGTGGGGTGCCTGCCTGGAGCCGCCAGGCGCTGAGCGAGGCGCGCGAGGCCGCCATCGGTCCCGAGCACGCGCTCGCCTCCGCCGCCATCCCGCTGCTGTTCCGCTCGGTGAAGCTGGGGGACGAGTGGTTCTGTGACGGCTCGCTGCGCCAGAGCGTGCCCCTCTCGCCCGCGCTGCGCCTCGGCGCGGACAAGGTGCTGCTCATCTCGCTGCGCCACAGCCCCGGCACCCCGGTCGTCCGCAACCGCATCGCCACCTACCCGACGACCCCGCTGCTGATGGGCAAGGTGCTCAACGCCCTGATGCTGGACAGCACCGACTACGATCTCGAGCGCCTGCGCCGCCTCAACCAGGTGCTCGAGGCTGGCCGGCTCACCTTCGGCGAGGACTTCCTGCCCCGCATGAACGAGACGGTGCAGCAGCTGCGCGGCCAGCCCTACCGCATCGTCGAGGACCTGGTGCTGCGCCCCTCGCGAGACCTCGCGTCGATCGCGGCCGCGCACGCGCGGCGGCGCCCGCTCACGGACGAGGCCACCGCGTCCTTGCCCACCAAGCTGCTGCACCGCGTGGCGCGCAGCCAGCTCATCACCGAGGCGGACCTCGCGAGCTACCTGCTCTTCGACGGCGCCTACGCCTCGGACCTCATCCAGCTGGGCATGGAGGACGCGCACGCCCAGCGCGAGGCCCTGGTGCGCTTCTTCACCGAGCGCGGCCCGTCCAGCCGCCGCACGCCCGCCGTCCGCCCCCGCGGACGCCGCCCGGGCCGTACCGGGCGCAACACGGCGCCAAGTCGCTGA
- a CDS encoding flagellar M-ring protein FliF, with the protein MIIRRILPLVPLLLAAGCRDTIQHRLDERQANELQTVLLERGLDARKVAEAGKKPTWSIEVPDAQASDAVRILAELGLPREEPEAGCDVFGTGGLIRTPVEEQVCRLQVLERGLEKTLQALEGVLVARVHLVVPAPPRPGQAALPSKASVLLRVQPGQAAALRASRDALRALVAGGVEGLPVEGVSLMVDEVSTRVVPPAAREASPLRLRLLLAALAVAVSGLSVALVLLALRLRSLRGHAAGPVAAAPVPARPVVSGTASGRKVA; encoded by the coding sequence ATGATCATCCGCCGCATCCTTCCCCTCGTGCCGCTGCTGCTCGCCGCCGGCTGCCGGGACACCATCCAGCACCGGCTCGACGAGCGGCAGGCCAACGAGCTCCAGACGGTGCTGCTCGAGCGCGGGCTGGACGCGCGCAAGGTCGCCGAGGCCGGCAAGAAGCCCACCTGGTCCATCGAAGTCCCGGACGCCCAGGCCTCCGATGCCGTGCGCATCCTCGCGGAGCTCGGCCTCCCGCGGGAGGAGCCGGAGGCCGGCTGCGACGTGTTCGGCACCGGCGGGCTCATCCGCACCCCGGTGGAGGAGCAGGTGTGCCGGCTCCAGGTCCTGGAGCGCGGGCTGGAGAAGACGCTGCAGGCGCTCGAGGGCGTGCTGGTGGCCCGCGTGCACCTGGTGGTGCCCGCTCCGCCCCGGCCCGGTCAGGCGGCGCTCCCCTCCAAGGCCTCGGTGCTGCTGCGGGTACAGCCCGGGCAGGCCGCGGCCCTTCGCGCCTCGCGCGATGCGCTCCGGGCACTCGTCGCGGGAGGTGTCGAGGGGCTGCCCGTGGAGGGTGTCTCCCTGATGGTGGACGAGGTCTCCACCCGGGTCGTGCCTCCCGCAGCGCGCGAGGCCTCGCCGCTGAGGCTGCGCCTGCTGCTCGCCGCGCTGGCGGTGGCCGTGAGCGGGCTCTCGGTGGCGCTGGTGCTGCTGGCGCTGCGGCTGCGCTCGCTGCGGGGGCACGCCGCGGGACCCGTCGCGGCCGCCCCCGTGCCCGCGCGCCCCGTGGTGAGCGGCACCGCATCGGGCCGGAAGGTGGCCTGA
- the sctQ gene encoding type III secretion system cytoplasmic ring protein SctQ: MVTQPGRHLTALHPPRLRRLGLVRLTRAHQCLAERPALAGLGRRALQGIEAGLSQQLACPVAVTARLLDAVASAALAPLGVFLVLELSALGERAVLELDSPVVLAAIERLAGAANRPGPVTRLTRLEEATLAYLALAALGAFRSAEALELALAPRLATVTLDRAEAAASLDPLQRYCSVELRLTLGTETGAGRLLLPAVALQAASQRFPRELPQGLAPELGRARIEARCLLGRTRLDREVFDALQPGDVVLFEGLGLCSGAPTGAGRLVTRGFTLQGRFEAQGFALTRALPGAHIPEEPMASVPVQDPEGMPPLPVELEVELTRLTLSVAELATLRPGALLPLRINASEPVLLRVGTRAVARAELVDIDGEVGARLLELLP; this comes from the coding sequence ATGGTCACCCAGCCCGGACGACACCTCACCGCGCTCCATCCCCCCCGCCTTCGGCGCCTCGGCCTGGTGCGGCTCACGCGGGCCCACCAGTGTCTGGCCGAGCGCCCCGCGCTCGCGGGCCTGGGGCGGCGGGCGCTGCAGGGCATCGAGGCGGGCCTGAGCCAGCAGCTGGCCTGTCCCGTCGCCGTGACGGCGCGGCTGCTCGATGCGGTGGCGAGCGCTGCGCTGGCGCCCCTGGGCGTCTTCCTCGTGCTGGAGCTCTCCGCGCTCGGGGAGCGTGCCGTGCTCGAGCTCGACTCCCCGGTGGTCCTCGCGGCCATCGAGCGCCTCGCGGGCGCGGCGAACCGTCCCGGGCCCGTGACGCGGCTCACCCGCCTCGAAGAGGCCACGCTCGCGTACCTCGCGCTCGCGGCCCTCGGTGCCTTTCGCAGCGCGGAGGCGCTCGAGCTCGCGCTCGCGCCGCGGCTCGCCACCGTGACGCTGGACCGCGCGGAGGCGGCGGCGAGCCTCGACCCGCTCCAGCGCTACTGTTCGGTCGAGCTCCGGCTCACCCTCGGGACCGAGACGGGCGCGGGGCGCCTGCTGCTGCCCGCCGTGGCCCTGCAGGCCGCCTCCCAGCGCTTTCCCCGCGAGCTGCCGCAGGGGCTCGCGCCGGAGCTGGGCCGCGCGCGCATTGAGGCCCGCTGCCTTCTCGGTCGCACCCGGCTCGACCGCGAGGTGTTCGACGCGCTCCAGCCCGGTGACGTCGTGCTCTTCGAAGGGCTGGGGCTCTGCTCCGGCGCCCCCACCGGCGCCGGACGGCTCGTCACCCGCGGCTTCACGCTCCAGGGCCGGTTCGAGGCCCAGGGCTTTGCTCTCACCCGCGCGCTCCCCGGCGCGCACATCCCCGAGGAACCCATGGCGTCTGTCCCCGTGCAGGACCCCGAAGGCATGCCCCCGCTGCCCGTCGAGCTCGAGGTGGAGCTCACCCGGCTCACCCTCAGCGTCGCAGAGCTCGCGACGCTGCGCCCCGGCGCGCTGCTGCCGCTGCGCATCAACGCGAGCGAGCCCGTCCTGCTGCGCGTGGGGACCCGCGCGGTGGCGCGCGCCGAGCTCGTGGACATCGACGGCGAGGTCGGTGCGCGCCTCCTGGAGCTGCTGCCGTGA
- the sctR gene encoding type III secretion system export apparatus subunit SctR, whose amino-acid sequence MVLGLAPGLAMAAPASLAQQSFAGSPLSMMALLALLSLLPFAVVMLTSFSKIAVVLSLARAAMGTQQAPPTLVLTGLAAVLTGHIMAPVMEHMYREGQSAYAEASSGAELLSAAARVAEPLRGFLVKHGSPEERARFVDLARELRPPEEAQSVSEESASVVIPAFVITELKEAFQIGFLVFLPFLVLDMVVANVLLALGMQTLSPSQVSLPFKILLFVAVDGWALLARGLVLGYR is encoded by the coding sequence ATGGTGCTCGGCCTCGCTCCGGGCCTGGCGATGGCGGCCCCGGCCTCGCTCGCGCAGCAGTCCTTCGCGGGCAGCCCGCTGTCGATGATGGCGCTTCTGGCGCTGCTCTCGCTCCTGCCCTTCGCGGTGGTGATGCTCACGAGCTTCTCGAAGATTGCCGTCGTGCTCTCGCTCGCCCGGGCGGCGATGGGCACCCAGCAGGCGCCCCCCACGCTGGTGCTCACCGGGCTCGCCGCGGTGCTCACCGGACACATCATGGCGCCGGTCATGGAGCACATGTACCGCGAGGGCCAGAGCGCATACGCCGAGGCCAGCTCGGGCGCGGAGCTGCTCTCGGCGGCGGCGCGCGTGGCCGAGCCGCTGCGGGGCTTTCTGGTCAAGCACGGCAGCCCCGAGGAGCGCGCGCGCTTCGTCGACCTCGCCCGCGAGCTGCGCCCTCCCGAGGAGGCCCAGTCCGTCTCCGAGGAGAGTGCCTCGGTGGTGATCCCCGCCTTCGTCATCACCGAGCTCAAGGAGGCCTTCCAGATCGGCTTCCTCGTGTTCCTCCCCTTCCTGGTGCTGGACATGGTGGTCGCGAACGTCCTGCTCGCGCTGGGCATGCAGACGCTGTCGCCGAGCCAGGTCAGCCTGCCATTCAAGATCCTCCTCTTCGTCGCCGTGGACGGCTGGGCGCTGCTCGCCCGGGGCCTGGTCCTCGGCTACCGGTGA
- a CDS encoding flagellar biosynthetic protein FliQ, translating into MAQDMLLALGREALLLMVLASLPPIAASLVVGFLSSLFQATTQIQESTLSVVPKLCAAAAALVLAGPWISSQLVRFTHQLLLAIAEVSA; encoded by the coding sequence ATGGCCCAGGACATGCTGCTGGCGCTCGGGCGCGAGGCGCTGCTGTTGATGGTCCTCGCCTCCCTGCCGCCCATCGCCGCGAGCCTCGTGGTGGGCTTCCTCTCCAGCCTCTTCCAGGCCACGACCCAGATCCAGGAGAGCACCCTGTCCGTGGTGCCCAAGCTGTGCGCCGCGGCGGCGGCCCTCGTGCTTGCCGGGCCATGGATCTCCTCCCAGCTGGTGCGCTTCACCCACCAGCTGCTCCTGGCCATCGCCGAGGTGTCCGCGTGA
- a CDS encoding EscT/YscT/HrcT family type III secretion system export apparatus protein, whose translation MTLALLQQELVRLGPSILAVGLCAVRLLPVAFLCPLLGGQAAPTPVKLGVVLSLALFLHLAAGIEAPAEAASTWGLVGCALKELTYGTSVGLVAALPFDAARVGGRFIDLFRGSSAEAGLPVVGSRESATGDALYQLLVGLAVTGAVLPRILSGLLGGFATVRLGAAVASEAAAMQVVALAGTALATGLAVGAPIAAAALAVDCFIGLASRAAPQLSLQGVGTPLRILGGGALLWVSVGLLSERLLAGAGQVDGMLQALAELSR comes from the coding sequence GTGACCCTCGCCCTCCTGCAGCAGGAGCTGGTGCGCCTCGGCCCCTCCATCCTGGCCGTCGGGCTGTGCGCGGTGCGCCTGCTCCCTGTGGCCTTCCTCTGCCCGCTGCTCGGTGGGCAGGCGGCGCCCACACCGGTGAAGCTCGGGGTGGTCCTCAGCCTCGCGCTGTTCCTCCACCTGGCTGCGGGCATCGAGGCGCCCGCCGAGGCCGCCTCCACCTGGGGCCTGGTCGGGTGCGCGCTGAAGGAGCTCACCTACGGCACCTCCGTGGGCCTCGTCGCGGCGCTGCCCTTCGATGCCGCGCGCGTGGGCGGCCGCTTCATCGACCTGTTCCGCGGGAGCTCCGCGGAGGCGGGCCTCCCGGTGGTGGGCTCTCGCGAGTCGGCGACGGGCGATGCGCTCTACCAGCTGCTGGTGGGGCTCGCGGTCACGGGCGCGGTCCTGCCGCGCATCCTCTCGGGGCTGCTCGGCGGCTTCGCCACGGTGCGGCTGGGCGCTGCCGTGGCGAGCGAGGCCGCGGCCATGCAGGTCGTGGCGCTGGCAGGCACGGCGCTCGCCACGGGCCTCGCGGTCGGGGCTCCCATCGCGGCGGCAGCGCTCGCGGTGGACTGCTTCATCGGCCTTGCGTCCCGGGCTGCGCCGCAGCTCTCGCTGCAGGGGGTGGGCACGCCGCTGCGGATTCTCGGCGGCGGCGCGCTCCTGTGGGTGAGCGTGGGGCTGCTCAGCGAGCGGCTGCTCGCCGGAGCTGGCCAGGTCGACGGGATGCTCCAGGCGCTCGCGGAGCTGTCGCGATGA
- a CDS encoding EscU/YscU/HrcU family type III secretion system export apparatus switch protein — MSEKTEQPSAKRLREARRKGQLPRSRLLASASVSLGGLMGLGAGWPAGSERLRTWTAHLLLEQRSEGAWQEALTVAAALCGPALLGALLASLTVSVAVAGFSFHPEHVAPQLERISPAAGLKRLFSTRQIAEVGKALLLTAVVGALFVSALRDEAADAVRASWLAGPAALGALLGRLEPLVVRVAWGVLALGGMDYVLARRRHVRELMMTRDELKREYKESEGDPHHKGQRKALHRQLAQGGPARGLQKATAVVVNPTHIAVALRYDAAECEAPYLVAKAREDDALALRREAARLGIPVVRDIPLARSLIHYDVGEEIPAELYEAAAAVLRVALGDTAADGSPRRQTP, encoded by the coding sequence ATGAGCGAGAAGACGGAGCAGCCCTCTGCGAAGCGACTGCGGGAGGCGCGCCGCAAGGGTCAGCTGCCCCGCAGCCGTCTGCTCGCCTCGGCGAGCGTCTCACTCGGAGGCCTGATGGGCCTGGGCGCTGGGTGGCCGGCGGGGAGCGAGCGCCTTCGCACCTGGACCGCCCATCTGCTGCTAGAGCAGCGCTCGGAAGGAGCGTGGCAGGAGGCCCTGACCGTTGCGGCCGCGCTGTGTGGGCCCGCGCTGCTCGGTGCACTGCTCGCCTCGCTCACGGTCTCCGTGGCCGTCGCGGGGTTCTCCTTCCACCCGGAGCACGTCGCGCCCCAGCTGGAGCGCATCAGCCCTGCGGCGGGACTGAAGCGGCTCTTCAGCACGCGGCAAATCGCCGAGGTGGGCAAGGCACTGCTGCTGACCGCGGTGGTCGGCGCGCTCTTCGTCTCCGCGCTGAGGGACGAGGCGGCGGATGCGGTGCGGGCCTCCTGGCTCGCGGGGCCCGCAGCGCTCGGCGCGCTGCTGGGCCGCCTCGAGCCGCTCGTGGTGCGGGTGGCCTGGGGCGTGCTCGCGCTCGGTGGGATGGACTACGTGCTCGCGCGCCGGCGCCACGTGCGCGAGCTGATGATGACGCGCGACGAGCTCAAGCGTGAGTACAAGGAGAGCGAGGGCGACCCCCACCACAAGGGGCAGCGAAAGGCGCTGCACCGGCAGCTGGCGCAAGGAGGCCCGGCACGCGGGCTGCAAAAGGCCACGGCCGTGGTCGTGAACCCTACCCACATCGCCGTGGCACTGCGCTACGACGCCGCCGAGTGCGAGGCCCCCTACCTGGTGGCCAAGGCGCGCGAGGACGACGCGCTCGCGCTGCGCCGCGAGGCCGCTCGCCTCGGAATCCCGGTGGTTCGGGACATCCCGCTCGCCCGCAGCCTCATCCACTACGACGTGGGCGAGGAGATCCCGGCGGAGCTCTACGAGGCCGCCGCGGCGGTGCTGCGGGTGGCGCTGGGGGACACGGCTGCGGACGGCAGTCCCAGGAGACAGACCCCATGA
- the sctV gene encoding type III secretion system export apparatus subunit SctV, translating into MMRLTQLLARARASSDVVLAVVMAAVLAAMIVPLPAWLLDVGLALNLAAAAALLVAALSAKGALKVTAFPTLLLVTTLFRLALNVSSTRLALSEGHAGQVIEAFGEFVVRGNYLVGVVVFAILALVQFLVVAKGSERVAEVSARFTLDAMPGKQMSIDADLRSGAIDQAQARRRRRELERESQMFGAMDGAMKFVKGDVIAGLVIVAVNLLGGTAIGVLQSGMSLSEAASTFALIAIGDGLVSQIPSLCIAVAAGLVVTRVSSEHDEDTLGSEIGSQFFGQSRALWVVAGLCLALALMPGMPHVVFVGLAVALGALARALGSSAAEAPAAAPEGAQEGGAGAGSATAAAPQAAVGVSPLTLDLAPDLSPLVQADGAAFVNEVLNRVRDELFAELGVRVPGIRVRTHAAFLSAGQYRILIDEVPAAGGEVLADRLYALAPPEELAFLEVGAEPAVEPATGKAISRVPEAGRSRLELAQVAVRRPGELIADHLRMVLRTRAASLLGVQEVQELLEGLEQQAPALVKEALQKVPLPLLTEVLRKLVHEQVSIRNMRTLLEALVSPTTEGDAIALAERCRQALHRYLSHKYAPSGPLYAYLVDPAVEESLRGGARGMLPEPERVAAILEGVRRIAHGGRAVLLTAPDVRRTLRKLCEGAFPEVAVLTYAELDAELQIRPVGRLMALAR; encoded by the coding sequence ATGATGCGCTTGACCCAGCTGCTCGCCCGCGCGCGGGCGTCCTCCGACGTGGTGCTCGCAGTGGTGATGGCCGCGGTGCTCGCGGCGATGATCGTCCCGCTGCCCGCGTGGCTCCTCGATGTGGGGCTGGCCCTCAACCTGGCGGCGGCCGCTGCGCTGCTCGTCGCAGCGCTGTCCGCCAAGGGGGCGCTGAAGGTCACCGCCTTCCCCACGCTGCTGCTCGTCACCACCCTGTTCCGCCTCGCGCTGAACGTCTCCTCCACGCGCCTCGCGCTCTCCGAGGGGCACGCTGGACAGGTCATCGAGGCCTTCGGTGAGTTCGTGGTCCGCGGCAACTACCTGGTGGGCGTGGTGGTGTTTGCGATCCTCGCGCTCGTGCAGTTCCTCGTGGTGGCGAAGGGCTCCGAGCGCGTGGCGGAGGTCTCCGCGCGCTTCACCCTGGACGCCATGCCGGGAAAGCAGATGTCCATCGATGCCGACCTGCGCTCCGGCGCCATCGATCAGGCCCAGGCCCGCCGCCGCCGCCGCGAGCTGGAGCGCGAGTCCCAGATGTTCGGCGCGATGGACGGCGCGATGAAGTTCGTGAAGGGGGACGTCATCGCCGGCCTGGTGATCGTCGCCGTGAACCTGCTGGGCGGCACGGCCATCGGGGTGCTCCAGAGCGGGATGAGCCTCTCGGAGGCCGCCTCCACGTTCGCCCTGATTGCGATCGGAGACGGCCTGGTGTCGCAGATCCCCTCGCTGTGCATCGCCGTGGCCGCGGGCCTGGTGGTGACACGCGTCTCGTCGGAGCATGACGAGGACACGCTGGGCAGCGAGATCGGCTCTCAGTTCTTCGGCCAGTCGCGTGCGCTCTGGGTCGTGGCGGGCCTGTGCCTGGCACTCGCGCTGATGCCCGGAATGCCGCACGTGGTCTTCGTGGGGCTCGCCGTGGCCCTCGGCGCCCTCGCGCGCGCGCTCGGCAGCTCTGCCGCGGAGGCGCCCGCTGCCGCCCCCGAGGGCGCGCAGGAGGGTGGGGCCGGCGCCGGCTCCGCGACGGCAGCGGCGCCCCAGGCGGCGGTCGGCGTGAGCCCGCTCACCCTGGACCTCGCGCCGGACCTCAGTCCGCTCGTGCAGGCAGACGGGGCCGCATTCGTGAACGAGGTGCTCAACCGGGTGCGCGACGAGCTCTTCGCCGAGCTCGGGGTGCGCGTGCCCGGAATCCGGGTGCGCACGCATGCGGCATTCCTCTCCGCCGGGCAGTACCGCATCCTCATCGACGAGGTTCCCGCGGCCGGTGGCGAGGTCCTCGCGGACCGGCTCTATGCGCTCGCGCCGCCCGAGGAGCTGGCCTTCCTCGAGGTGGGGGCCGAGCCTGCCGTGGAGCCCGCCACGGGCAAGGCCATCAGCCGCGTACCGGAGGCCGGACGCAGCCGCCTCGAGCTGGCGCAGGTGGCGGTTCGCCGACCCGGCGAGCTCATCGCGGACCACCTCAGGATGGTCCTGCGCACGCGCGCCGCGTCGCTGCTCGGCGTGCAGGAGGTGCAGGAGCTGCTCGAGGGACTCGAGCAGCAGGCGCCCGCGCTGGTGAAGGAGGCGCTGCAGAAGGTGCCGCTGCCGCTGCTCACCGAGGTCCTGCGCAAGCTCGTGCACGAGCAGGTGAGCATCCGCAACATGCGCACGCTCCTCGAGGCGCTCGTGTCACCCACCACCGAGGGAGATGCGATCGCGTTGGCGGAGCGCTGCCGGCAGGCACTGCACCGCTACCTCAGCCACAAGTACGCACCGTCCGGGCCGCTCTACGCCTACCTCGTGGACCCTGCCGTGGAGGAGTCGCTGCGGGGTGGGGCCCGCGGCATGCTGCCCGAGCCCGAGCGGGTGGCCGCGATCCTCGAGGGCGTCCGGCGCATCGCGCACGGCGGCCGCGCGGTGCTGCTCACGGCGCCGGATGTGCGCCGCACCCTGCGCAAGCTGTGCGAGGGCGCGTTCCCGGAGGTGGCTGTGCTCACCTACGCGGAGCTCGACGCAGAGCTGCAGATTCGCCCCGTGGGGCGGCTCATGGCCCTGGCGCGCTGA
- a CDS encoding HU family DNA-binding protein, whose translation MLKSDLINILVAKRGVTQKQAEATIETIFESMKEALCRGENIEIRGLGAFHVKNYQGYQGRNPKTGQVIPVKPKRGLLFRTGKELRDRVNRPAPQSAHAELSGETKSGSGTGTF comes from the coding sequence ATGCTCAAGTCCGATCTGATCAACATCCTCGTCGCCAAGCGGGGCGTGACGCAGAAGCAGGCCGAGGCCACGATCGAGACGATCTTCGAGTCGATGAAGGAGGCCCTGTGCCGCGGCGAGAACATCGAGATCCGCGGGCTGGGGGCCTTCCACGTCAAGAATTACCAGGGATATCAAGGCCGTAACCCGAAGACGGGTCAGGTCATCCCGGTGAAGCCGAAGCGGGGCCTGCTCTTCCGGACGGGCAAGGAGCTGCGCGACCGCGTGAACCGCCCCGCGCCCCAGTCCGCCCACGCCGAGCTCTCGGGCGAGACGAAGAGCGGCAGCGGTACCGGCACCTTCTGA